The Cucumis melo cultivar AY chromosome 6, USDA_Cmelo_AY_1.0, whole genome shotgun sequence genome includes a region encoding these proteins:
- the LOC103483686 gene encoding protein tesmin/TSO1-like CXC 2, with the protein MDTPERNQIGATSVSKFEDSPVFNYINNLSPIQPVKSIHTSQTFNSLSFASLPSVFTSPHASSYKESRFLRRHSISDLSKPDFSTEDGSKVETDRGATGNVAELQDDSSAPDGKSDSLSNPSTELPSERPVSTNEEPQASKSDSSHPDCDQKLPDSVLKSGEDPALSDSCVKNKSGNESSEAEENKQVINHTEEREGTGYDWESLITEGADLLIFSSPNGSEAIRLVQKPLDLVTGFASSTLSQIMENDNANLSKMRIADPIECSGGQHEIEFLSSQAGEACELKDMDQGMDSLSFPNSSNSVSREITDDEVARYIADDCKPASNLYRGMRRRCLDFEAAVSRRKNLEDTSNGGSVSTHPEEKTASMDKQLVPYKSGGVATRCVLTGIGLHLNALATTSKDAKNLNHEKFSSERQLNLPNSSASCHSPSGGLDPLLTSAVTERDMDPSGNGVQNEEDGARASAYVLAEDFNQNSPKKKRRRLEPAGETESSCKRCNCKKSKCLKLYCECFAAGVYCIEPCSCQDCFNKPIHEDTVLATRKQIESRNPLAFAPKVIRNSDSLPEPGDESNKTPASARHKRGCNCKKSSCLKKYCECYQGGVGCSISCRCEGCKNAFGRKDGSSILGLEAELEEEETETNPKSVMDKGLQGPEIQNNEEQNPGSAIPSTPLQLSRQLVPLPFSSRSKPLRSSFLNVGSSSGFYGGHKLEKPNILRAQPDLGINTKPVSEDEMPDILRGECSPGAGVKTGSPNSKRISPPQSDFGLSPLPRTGRKLILQSIPSFPSLTPQH; encoded by the exons ATGGACACTCCGGAAAGGAACCAGATCGGCGCTACTTCCGTCTCTAAATTTGAG GATTCTCCAGTTTTCAACTACATCAATAATCTTTCTCCGATTCAACCTGTTAAGTCCATACATACTTCTCAGACGTTTAACTCGCTTAGTTTTGCTTCCCTTCCATCAGTTTTTACTTCACCACATGCCAGTTCTTACAAGGAATCTAGATTCTTAAGAAG ACACAGTATTTCAGATCTATCAAAACCAGACTTTTCTACCGAAGATGGGAGTAAAGTTGAGACTGATAGAGGTGCTACAGGGAATGTGGCTGAATTGCAGGATGACTCTAGTGCACCGGATGGCAAATCTGATTCTCTTTCTAATCCATCTACTGAGCTGCCTTCTGAGCGTCCAGTGTCCACTAATGAAGAGCCACAAGCATCAAAGAGTGATTCTTCTCATCCAGATTGTGACCAAAAGCTACCAGATAGTGTTCTAAAATCAGGTGAAGATCCGGCTTTAAGTGACTCCTGTGTTAAAAATAAATCTGGGAATGAGTCATCTGAAGCTGAAGAGAATAAGCAGGTCATAAACCACACTGAAGAAAGAGAGGGGACTGGTTATGACTGGGAAAGTTTAATTACTGAAGGTGCCGATCTTTTGATATTCAGCTCTCCCAACGGCTCGGAGGCTATCCGACTAGTTCAGAAACCATTAGACCTTGTGACAGGGTTTGCATCAAGTACCTTGTCTCAGATCATGGAAAATGACAATGCCAATCTGTCAAAAATGAGAATTGCTGATCCAATAGAATGTAGTGGTGGACAGCATGAAATAGAGTTTTTGTCATCTCAAGCTGGAGAAGCTTGTGAACTAAAAGATATGGACCAAGGAATGGATAGCCTTTCCTTTCCAAATTCAAGTAACTCTGTGAGTAGGGAAATAACAGATGATGAAGTGGCTAGATATATAGCAGATGATTGTAAG CCGGCATCTAATTTGTATCGTGGTATGCGGAGGCGGTGTCTGGACTTTGAGGCTGCAGTCAGTCGAAGAAAAAACTTAGAAGATACTTCAAATGGTGGTTCTGTGTCGACACATCCAGAAGAGAAGACGGCGTCCATGGATAAACAACTTGTCCCTTATAAGTCTGGTGGTGTTGCAACCAGATGCGTTTTAACTGGAATAGGTTTACACTTGAATGCTTTGGCAACAACTTCAAAGGATGCCAAAAATCTCAATCATGAAAAGTTTTCATCTGAGAGGCAACTCAATTTGCCCAATTCAAGTGCTTCATGCCATTCACCTTCAGGTGGACTGGATCCTCTCTTGACATCAGCTGTTACTGAAAGGGACATGGATCCGTCAGGGAATGGGGTGCAAAATGAGGAAGATGGTGCTAGGGCATCTGCATATGTGCTTGCTGAAGATTTCAATCAAAATAGTCCCAAAAAGAAGAG GCGTAGGTTGGAACCTGCTGGAGAAACCGAGTCATCATGCAAACGCTGTAACTGCAAGAAGTCCAAGTGTTTAAAACT TTACTGTGAATGCTTTGCAGCTGGCGTTTACTGTATTGAGCCATGTTCATGTCAAGATTGCTTTAACAAACCTATTCATGAAGATACCGTTCTTGCAACTCGTAAGCAGATTGAATCTCGCAATCCGCTTGCATTTGCTCCCAAAGTGATCAGGAACTCGGATTCTCTCCCAGAACCAGGG GATGAATCTAACAAAACCCCAGCATCTGCACGGCATAAAAGAGGATGCAACTGCAAGAAATCAAGTTGTCTTAAGAAATATTGTGAATGCTATCAG GGTGGTGTTGGATGCTCCATTAGCTGCAGATGTGAGGGTTGTAAAAATGCATTTGGAAGAAAGGATG GGTCTTCTATATTAGGATTAGAAGCTGaactagaagaagaagaaacagaaacaaacCCTAAAAGTGTGATGGACAAAGGTCTGCAAGGCCCTGAAATCCAGAATAATGAAGAGCAGAACCCAGGTTCTGCTATTCCCTCAACTCCATTGCAACTTTCCAG GCAATTGGTTCCCCTGCCGTTCTCTTCAAGAAGCAAGCCCCTGCGTTCTTCTTTTCTAAATGTTGGATCCTCATCTGGATTTTATGGTGGCCACAAGCTTGAAAAGCCGAATATCCTCCGAGCCCAACCGGATCTTGGGATAAACACCAAACCTGTTTCGGAAGATGAAATGCCAGATATTCTTCGTGGCGAATGCTCTCCTGGAGCAGGCGTGAAGACTGGTTCCCCCAACAGCAAGAGGATATCTCCTCCTCAGAGTGACTTCGGTTTATCGCCACTGCCACGAACGGGTCGGAAATTGATATTGCAGTCGATTCCATCTTTCCCTTCTCTGACCCCTCAACACTGA